A genomic window from Vitis riparia cultivar Riparia Gloire de Montpellier isolate 1030 chromosome 16, EGFV_Vit.rip_1.0, whole genome shotgun sequence includes:
- the LOC117933263 gene encoding receptor-like protein EIX1, with protein MAGRSFQHLLSFLMLLLLCAKPGLGNVTGCIERERQALLHFKRRLVDDYGLLSSWGDEHDNRNCCNWRGVQCSNQSGHVIMLHLQAPWSENLYQSLRGEISPSLLELDHLTHLDLSYNDFEGSSIPPFLGSLSRMQYLNLSQANLAQTVPTQLRNLSNLLSLDLSDNYLNFGNLEWLSRLSSLRHLDLSSVDLSKVIHWSQAINKLPSLIHLDLQNCDLPPIPPLTIPSLSHGNSSVPLVFVDLSSNHLTSSIYPWLLNFSTTLLHLDLYFNDLNGSIPEYAFGNMSSLEYLDLQWSELDDEIPDTIGDMGSLAYLDLSGNQLWGSIPDTVGKMVLLSHLDLSGNQLRGSIPDTVGKMVSLSHLDLSRNQLQGSIPDTVGKMVLLSHLDLSGNQLRGSIPDTVGKMVSLSHLDLSRNQLQGSIPDTVGKMVLLSHLDLSRNQLQGSIPDTVGNMVSLKNLYLSQNHLQGLQLLFLPY; from the coding sequence CTGGGGAATGTTACTGGCTGCATAGAGAGGGAGAGACAAGCTCTCCTTCACTTCAAACGTCGCCTTGTCGATGACTATGGCCTTCTTTCTTCTTGGGGAGATGAACATGACAACAGAAATTGTTGCAACTGGAGAGGAGTCCAGTGTAGTAACCAGTCAGGTCACGTCATCATGCTTCATCTTCAAGCCCCTTGGTCTGAAAATCTTTACCAGTCTCTGAGGGGTGAGATAAGTCCTTCGCTGCTTGAATTGGATCACTTGACTCATTTGGATCTCAGCTATAATGATTTTGAAGGGAGTAGCATACCTCCATTCCTTGGTTCCCTCAGCAGAATGCAGTACCTCAATCTCTCTCAGGCCAATCTCGCTCAAACTGTTCCCACTCAACTGAGGAATCTTTCCAACTTGCTTTCCCTTGATCTCAGcgataattatttgaattttgggaaCCTTGAGTGGCTTTCTCGTCTTTCTTCTTTAAGACACCTTGACCTGAGTTCTGTCGACCTTAGTAAAGTCATCCACTGGTCCCAAGCAATTAATAAACTCCCTTCTCTCATTCACTTGGACTTACAAAATTGTGATCTCCCTCCCATCCCTCCACTCACCATTCCGTCTCTTTCCCATGGGAATTCCTCTGTCCCTCTTGTTTTCGTTGATCTCTCTTCGAATCATCTCACTTCTTCAATATACCCATGGCTGCTCAACTTTAGTACCACCCTCCTTCATCTTGATCTCTATTTCAATGATTTAAACGGTTCGATTCCGGAATATGCTTTTGGGAACATGAGTTCCCTTGAATATCTTGATCTCCAGTGGAGTGAACTTGATGATGAAATTCCGGATACAATTGGAGACATGGGTTCGCTTGCATATCTTGATCTCTCTGGCAATCAACTGTGGGGCTCAATTCCAGATACAGTTGGGAAGATGGTTTTACTTTCACATCTTGATCTCTCTGGCAATCAATTGCGGGGTTCAATTCCAGACACAGTTGGGAAGATGGTTTCACTTTCACATCTTGATCTCTCCCGCAATCAACTGCAGGGCTCCATTCCAGATACAGTTGGGAAGATGGTTTTACTTTCACATCTTGATCTCTCTGGCAATCAATTGCGGGGTTCAATTCCAGACACAGTTGGGAAGATGGTTTCACTTTCACATCTTGATCTCTCTCGCAATCAACTGCAGGGCTCCATTCCAGATACAGTTGGGAAGATGGTTTTACTTTCACATCTTGATCTCTCTCGCAATCAACTGCAGGGCTCCATTCCAGATACAGTTGGGAACATGGTTTCTCTTAAAAACCTCTATCTCTCTCAGAATCATCTTCAAG